A genomic segment from Bryobacteraceae bacterium encodes:
- a CDS encoding Mrp/NBP35 family ATP-binding protein yields MHPRAGEQPLAAPIPGIEKIIAVGSGKGGVGKTTVSVNLAIALSRLGRRVGLLDADVYGPNVPRMLGMEGAPHAVDNRIVPLEKSGLKVLSMGFLNPGDKPVVWRGPMLHSVMQQFLHGTDWGELDYLIIDLPPGTGDVALSLAQTAPVSGAIVVTTPSEVSLEDARKAVNMFRQFRVDVLGVVENMSYLLAPQSKERIDVFGSGGAVRLAGAMGIPVLAELALDPAVRSGGDTGKPVAFGDAPAFEELARTVDSRAGQSAAKGPSMVVED; encoded by the coding sequence ATGCATCCTAGAGCCGGCGAGCAGCCGCTTGCAGCGCCCATTCCGGGCATCGAAAAGATTATCGCCGTCGGATCCGGCAAGGGCGGCGTGGGAAAAACGACGGTTTCGGTGAATCTCGCCATCGCCTTGTCGAGGCTGGGCCGCCGAGTCGGCCTCCTCGACGCCGACGTGTATGGACCCAACGTGCCGCGCATGCTCGGCATGGAGGGGGCGCCGCATGCCGTGGACAATCGCATTGTGCCGCTCGAGAAGAGCGGGCTCAAAGTGCTTTCAATGGGGTTCCTCAACCCCGGCGACAAGCCCGTTGTGTGGCGCGGACCGATGCTGCACAGCGTGATGCAGCAGTTCCTACACGGCACCGACTGGGGTGAGCTCGACTACCTGATCATCGACCTTCCGCCGGGCACTGGCGACGTGGCGTTGTCGCTCGCGCAAACGGCGCCCGTTTCCGGAGCCATTGTGGTGACGACGCCGTCCGAGGTGTCGCTCGAGGATGCGCGCAAGGCCGTGAACATGTTCCGTCAGTTCCGCGTGGATGTGCTGGGCGTGGTCGAGAACATGAGCTATCTGCTGGCTCCGCAGTCCAAGGAGCGGATCGACGTGTTCGGCTCCGGCGGCGCGGTGCGCCTCGCCGGTGCGATGGGGATCCCGGTGCTCGCGGAACTGGCGTTGGACCCGGCCGTCCGCTCCGGCGGCGATACCGGCAAGCCAGTTGCGTTCGGCGACGCGCCGGCCTTCGAGGAGTTGGCGCGGACAGTGGACTCACGGGCGGGGCAGTCCGCCGCCAAAGGCCCGTCGATGGTGGTGGAAGACTAA